The genomic DNA gatatattaaaggggatcgaacaaaacacatattgccaaaattcttctacactcatgaATTTCAAGAAAATGGTGATATTGATATTCAACAAGTTCGCTCATGCGATAATCTGGCCGATATACTTACAAAGTCGCTACCTACATCAACATTTGAGAAGCTAAGAAATAATATGGGTATGCGGAGGTTAAAAAGTTTGCTACATCAAAATGTCAAAATATGAGACATTTTATTCAGGGGGAGGCTGTACTCTTATTCTTTCGTCAAGGTTTTTATCCCACTGGGTTTTTCCTTGCAAGGTTTTAACGAGACAGTCAATCTTTGCAATAACTCGCATTTGACAATCAAGGGGGagtgttaaaatatttgaataaaaaataaaGTGATTGTCAAAGCGTATCGAGGAAGTCTCTCAAATCTTACCAAGAAAGACTTGAAAGCTTAtcgaggaagacttgtaaagcttatcgagaaagttttgtaatacttaatgaagaagatttgaatagcttacttagtaagccttgtaaaccaactactataaatagctcatTTAGCTAATGAAATAGAACACAACTTTCTCTCCATCTTCTATTCTCCTATACTTTCTCTACAttaaacataactaatattttcagTCAATGTTTATAACAACTTTGAATTTTAACAAAATGCTTGCCTCAAATAAATTCACCTCAACCAACACAggaaatttttttaaataataaccAAATTAATCAAGTTCTAATTCGATAGATGAAAACTCCTCAATTCAACTCAAGTCTTTAAAGCATTTATAGAGAAACTAATACTCTGTAGACTATAGTCTACGTATGAAAACAATGACTTCCTATATATAAAAGGGTCATTGAAACATGTACCATTATTCTTTTCATATTTGTTGCACTTCAAATGTAAAGAGATCTTGCAAATGCTATCTTACAAATATAAAGACTACTCTGTAAATTATGATTATCTCAAAGCATAAATCCACATATCTCAAGGCCTTTGGACATTCCATTTTACTTCTTTGAAAACGCGGTACAATGCCCATAGATGCACTAAAATAAAGAAAACCAACCTCAGGGACAAGTTCTTCCTACATTCTACTGTTTGGAAGTGATGCAAGATACTCGCGAGTCATTGATCTCCTGCAAAATCTCCCCACCTAACTTTGTATTTGGCTGCGAGATAGTGAGCACCGACAGGTCCTCGACTCCCATAAGGGTAGTATTCGGGAACAGTTTTCTTGTCTTCTAGATCTTTCAACACGGGTGTAAAGAGCGACCAAGCAGCATCCAGTTCGTCACTGCGGATAAATAGTCTCCTTTCACCTTCAATGGCATCAAGAAGAAGCCTCTCATATGCATCAGGGATCTCGCCTGAGTACCTAGATATCAAAAATGTTATCAGTTACTAAAATTTGAATAAGATGTTGAAGATATTGCCTTACAAAAGAAATTATAATTAAAGATCTGTTTTACAACATATGGCTCACATGGTCAGCTCTTGATATATAATATAGACCCAGAACGTATAAAGAGTTAGCGAAGTAGCATCTCTCTAATGTAGAAACTACCATTATAAACCAATTCCCCTATAAACTGATAACCTGAATTTAAATTTACGAACTTCAATAAATTGCCACAAACACACACGCTTGTTTATTTTCGAACTCAAAATCCATAAGTGGCAACCAACCCTTCTTTCAATTTCCGATTTAAACTGTATACAATAGTTCCAAAAATTTATATACAGTATACAACTAAAACAGTCGAAAATAACAAAAACAAGATACATCCAGTCAATTAAAAATAAATGCAACATATAACTCATACCTTTGACTTTGAGCTGAACTACAGCAGCAAGCAGGATAACATGTTCCTAAATTGGATTTCATAGAACCGAGAAAATGAAAGGTGGATAGCGGAAAGGAAGTTTCAACCATTACAAACATACTCATCCACAACCGGCATTCCACACCGCAATTTGAGCTTTATGATTAGCTTGTCCAACCCATGAAAGGTGGATAGCGGAAAGGAAGTTTCAACCATTACAAACATACTCATCCACAACCGGCATTCCACACCGCAATTTGAGCTTTATGATTAGCTTGTCCAACCCTAGACCTCTATCTTATTACTTGTATATTAGTatatactccctcagtcccttccaaagtgtccggcacgcattttaaggtgcatagAAAGTATAGTTATGgaacttatttttacaattttctttttctgaataaaagttgaatgttttaatttttattcagaaaaagaaaattgtaaaaaaaaattacagaactatattttatatgcactttaaaatgtgtgtcggacactctctaaaaaatgtaaacaattgaaagggacggagggagtaatagaTACTCTTTGATCCATACTTCGTAATAGATGTAAGATTTTATCTTGTATTATGAGTCCTTTAATTATAGATCTCCAGATTACACGCAACTACTAGACAGCGGTGCCGAAAAATATAACATAAAGTAGGCGTTTGGATGCGTGATGGAAATGGGAACAGGAAAGAAATGGAATCTCAACGGATATGATGGGCTTGAATTACCCACCTGAAAGGAATGGGGTTCCCATTCCACACCACTAAATTGTTAATCCAAACACTATCACATGGGTTTATGGTTCCACCAATCACCCCCTAAAATCCTAAATAGTGTTGTGGATGAATCGTATGTTATTCATGAAATTTACATATTGAATATGCTTTCACACTTTAAGCTGATAGCATAAAAAAGCTATCAAAGTAGCAGTCCTATATAAGTTATACAGTACGTCAGCATTTCTTATGGTATGAAAAAAGAAACAAGTAAACATAGCATTACCTAATAATGCAATAACTACTAAGTGTAGAAAATACCTTGTCGAATATAAGAGATTCAGATTGCTGCGATCCAGTCTCATCCCTAAACCTGGCACCTTATTATTAATCTTCAGATATATGGCTTCATCAGGTTGTACACGAATAACAAGCTCATTGGTCTCATGGTCAAGATCTGTTCCAAAGTTCCGTTTGTATAGATTACCAGGTACATGTCTAAACTGTACTCTTATCTCAGTCCTGATAGGAAAAAAAGAATGACAATATGTTTCCAAAGTGTATCTATAAACTATAATATAAGATTTTTGTGTTTCACAAACCTCCTATCATGGAGGGCTTTTCCAGCTTTCATTAAAAAAGGCACACCATCCCATCTTGCATTATCTATGAAAAGGGCGGCTGCAGCAAATGTTGGTGTTAGACTATTATGGGGGACAGTCTTGTCGTCGGTGTATGCAGGGTAATTGACACCTCCCCTTGTGTGGCTCTTATACTGCCCTATAACCACATCATCAAGTTGAATGGGCCTCATTGAACGGAGAACTTTGACCTGAGAACCAATAAACATTATTTAATATCATTCAACGGACGACAACTTAAATAATCTTTTCATCGCTGTTAACAAATTACTTTTTCATTCCTTATATCTTCTGCATCCAAACTGACAGGTGTTTCCATGGCAAAGAGTGCCAAAATTTGTAGCAGATGGTTTTGCATTATATCTCTGACTATTCCATAGTTATCAAAGTACCTAGAGAACACATAGGTGCATTAAAAAAGCTTTATCGAAGATGCTAAAACAGAATaactcaaaaaaaaattaaaaaatttaccCTCCCCTGCCTTCGGTTCCAAAATCTTCGGAAAATATCAGCTGCACATTTCTAATAAACTGTCTAGACCATAAAGGTTCAAAAATGAGGTTGGAGAATCGAAGAACGGAAAGATTCTCCACTAGCTCTTTTCCAAGATAGTGATCTATCCTGTTAAAGAGGAGAAAATATATCATTAAAACAAATGCTAATTGTTTATAAGAAAAAACTAGCATCACCATAAAAGATTTTACCTGAATATTTGATCTTCCTCCAGATACTGTTTGAGAGCTGTTGTCAGTGCAGCTGAGGATTCAGAATCCCGACCAAACGGTTTCTCTACGATGACCCTTGTCCAGCCATTTGCAGACGATGCTGATAAGCTTGCAGATTTAACAgcatttataaaaatgtttggtGGAATTGATAGATAGAAAAGACGATTGGCAATTGTTCCAGCCTACAAATCAGACCAAATATGTCAAAGAAAAGTTTAACATTTAGACGTACATATATTATAGAGacaattaaatataaatataacagTTTTTAGTACAACAACAAAGTTGTGTATTGATTTAAAAACTGTAAACACACATATAGGTCCTTTAAGAAAGATACACTACTGCCTTCTGGACAGATTTTATGTAGTTCACATAAAATTATAAACAGACATTATTCTCTATAAGAAGTCTACGAAAAAATTGAATATTACTGCACCGTGCCTTATTGGGCATTCTCAGATTGTCATTACTTGTGGTTGTCACAACAATTACAAAATATAGAGAGCAACTAAAGAATTACTTGTAGTTTCGTTCAAATTTTTAAACATTCAACAGTGCCTTTAAACTTGTGTGACAGACTACACACCTGATCATAAAATACAATTCTTAGGAGTGTATATTTATTCTTAGGAGTGTGTACTTATATTATTAAAACAGCTGAGTTGAGGATTGTGACCCAGTATCTACTTTATTTATTAGTTAGCCACAAAATAAGGCTAAAATATCATAAACCCTTGATTTCACCTATGAAACAGATAGCTAGATGAGTAGTGTATATATCCGAAAGTGAATTCCAGCTTCTTCTATAAGCAAGAAATCATTTCATCTTCCACTAGCCTGAAATTAGTGTTAGTTATTATCTAAACCTTGAGTGCCATTACCACATGTTCCTTCAGTCTTTTTGTTAAGATAAAAAAAGTTTGCATCTTTCCATATCTAACCTAGCCTAATATTATGTGATTAATATACTGTAAACCTCAGGTGTGATTACCTCATGTTCCTTCAGTTTCTTGTCAAGTTCAGCAAAATTGGCTTCAGAATCATATTGACCAGAATGATAAAAGCATCGTTTTAAAAATTGTTCCATCTTTTCTCCACAGTTTGCCCTGTAAATCGTGTAAATCATATGAAAGAAATAAGTCATCAACTTAGTTCAACTTGTAAAATTTAAAAGACTATAATCTGCAAAAGGATGTGTGCGGAAAGAAAAATTCTAAGACCGGGAAAACCCATTGAAATTCGTGTTTGTATAAAATGTCACATAATCGagattaaaaaattaattactgAGTAAGAGAATATTTAGGCTGTCCTGACCTCTTATCAATCCTGCAAGTGAGGGTCTTGCTAACCATGTCCCTAAGCTCAGCATCAGTCATCTTACTTCGGGCATACCCAAAAATTGTGAAGTGCTGGAACAAGAAAAAAAACAAGTATAAATGACAAAATTAGTAGAATGAAATTGGAACCTTAATTTGAAACACTAGGAAAGAGTCAAGATTCAACGCAAACCTCAGGTAGGCAGTCCTCGTAATAAAGTGCAAAAAGTGCAGGAAATATCTTCTTCTTGGCCAGGTCCCCAGAAGCCCCAACAACAGTGATAGTGACAGAGGAATTATCTTTGTTGATATCAAAAGGAGTAATGCCTTTGGACTCCTGAGGGGGTGCAACTGATAAATTTGCATTCTTGACTTTCTTGAGAGGAGTTTCATTTTCAATAGGAGTCACCGTTGTAGATATTGCACCTATATTATTACACAAAAATCGAATATAAAGAAGCTAATATAAATCAAACTTGTGGATGACAGGAACCCCAAAAAAAATCATCAGTAGCACAAATTTTTATGCTTTTAATTTTTAAGTAATGGCAAAAACAAAAATCAAACAGCAAATAGCTAACTAAATCAGATACTATAAtataaagaaaaaataaaaaacttGAAAGCGATCAAGGGGGCCGCAGAAAAATGATTAGTTGCAGAAAGATCAAACATTTATAAAAATGAAATGAAACAAATAAACTGTAAAGAGCTAGGTAATGCACACATACACAAGCATATAGAgaagaaaaggagagagagagagagggagagagggggagagagagagtgGGGGGTGAGGGAGGGAGAGGGGGGgcgagagagagggagagagagagggagagagagagagagagagagagagagagagagagagagagagagagagagagagagagagagagagagagagagagagagagagagagactaaCCATCTTGGGATGCAGCAGGAGGAGGAGCAGGAGTGATGGAAAAAGAAGGTTGATTGGAATGGAAAGAGAGCTTGGGGAATAGTGGTTTAGGAGAAGGCAACGAAACGATGGCTTGTTGGGGTTGATGATGAATCCTTTGAAAGAgagaagatgaagaagaagaatagGAGGAGCGACAATTGGTAGCTGAAGAAAGGGTCGCCATATGATATGATATGATATGGGTTCAGTTAGTGTAGAACAATTAAATCCAATCTATGTATCTCTCTATCTCCTTATTGAAAATGAAGAATAGGATGAGTTGAGAAGAAAGATGGAATAAAATACTTGGGAGAGTTGGAGGGGGAGTCAGTCCCCCCCTTGGTATCTCCGAAAGGCTGTCTTTCTGTCTTAATTTTTCTTCAAACGCCGCCTCCCCCCTCCTCTTGTCGATGCACACAACAAACTCACCTCTTCAATTTCAACTCTCCAAAACCTGTCGCGCTTGCTTTCTAACATTAGTTTAATGTACCATAGGAATATGCCATTGCTACGCTgcaaattattattattattattattattattattattattattattattattattattattattattattattatgatcatcatcatcatcatcatcatcatcatcatcatcatcagctTTTTGGTTGTTTCTCTTAAACTATCTTTATAGTTCATGCAATACACATGCAATTTTTAGATTGTGCGTATTCATGTTGATTAAGATGTAATTAATGACGGTATATTTATGTTGTTTTCCGGTGGATGAAGACATATTTGTTTGTGTACATGACCGTTGTGATGACATTGGTGTTGAACATGTTCTTAGATATTTGACATTAAGCTGAAACAATTAGAGTCAGTAACGGAATTCCTTGTTGTCCAGTGCGATTCATAGGCTGCGGTAAAAATGTATATGGTTGTTTGAGTTACTGTTGAAGATATTAATTTATACACTTATAATTTTGTTCAATAATTGTTATTTGAATTTAAGTCTTCTTGATTTTTTATTCATAGATCTTGGTAATTCTTCCCCCTCCCTCATTTAATATTAATAAATGCATATCTCTAAATATGTTGGGCTTCTCCTGATTGCTTTTGATACACAAATCTTCTCAAGTTTATCTGTTTCAATCGATATAGTTTTTCAAGCTGTGACGTGTAAAGCGCATCCAAACACCAATATAAACTAACATGACCAGATATTTTATGAAGAATATTAACTAAAATTGTGTATGTATTCATATCCAACAATACATTTCAAAAATGTAAGTGTTACGCCCAGATTCATTCGGTAGGAAAGAACAGCCTTCGGTCTAAAAAGAACAGCCTTCGGTTATGACCTGAAAAGGAAGAGAATGTGAGGGATTGTCCCCCCGGTTCACCTCCGATGTGAGAATCAGTAATTTGGATGTAAGGTGGGTTTGGAAATACAAGAAAGTGGTAAGAGTGGAGAGAGTCTGTGTAAAAAGTTATCAGTTTCTTACTTTCCATGGGGTGTTTATACCCAAACCAGTAATAAATGATTCATCCGTTATGCTTGTAACGCGGATGACCGTTGAAGAGAAAAAGGGAGAGTCGTTTTGATTCTACGTTAGTTTCCAACGGTAGGGTAGAATATTGGGCTTCGGCCTTTAGTAGCTAGGTGAGCCTTCGGCCCCAATGGCTAAGAAGTTTAATGGGCTTTCGGCCCAATGATTAAGAAGCTTAATGGGTCTTCGTTCGTTGGGCCTTATCAAGTCCATAGCTCACATGTTCCTGTCTTTCAACTGGTCTATCGATCGATCGATAGACATCAATTTCGGCCCATTTTGGGGCGAAAAACCCTAGGGTACTTTTCTTCTATCGTTCTACTAGTTCGTCCGTCTACGTGGCAACATCATAGGGAATTGAATTCATTTAAGGGGGACAACTGTCCCATTTATTGATATTCGTGTCTTCATCGTGACCTTTGAATTTCAACCGTTTTAATCGTGATTCTTGATTTTTAAAACCACTTATACCCGGCCTTTTGCCACCCAACAGATTTTGGCACCCAAAAGTTTTTCCGGGGGGGCTATATATACCTGATCAGtttctttcttttattttttcaTCCAAGTTCCAAAAACACTCTCAAGTACCAGTTTAAAGCATTTCTTTAAGGCAAAATTTCATCAAGATAGGAAGCGTAAACTCAACATTCCCAGACCATCCCATTTCTCTCCAACAACATCTTAATATCAGTAAATATTTTGGTTTACTTCTACTTAATTTAAAATGTTGTTCCTTGGGTTTTGCATGTCTTATTTTAAAGCTTTTTGTCTATCTTTTTCGATCTTTTTTGGTGTCTTTCTGGTGCCCTGTTGCTTGGTGGCCTTTGTCttttttccttttcttcttttttgGAGACACCAACTGTGTTTAAAGAGGGcatatataacgactcgtacttttgtattattaaaagtataattaaataaataaataaaatatgttatagTTATGTCACCTTTATGTGgtatttaatatcaattatctGTGACTCTGTGGTGTACGAGAATTATTTGTGTGATTAATTGTTGAGTCGTATAGGtttgtttttacttttaaaagtgattttactGAAGAAATATTTCTATAAATATTagaattatctctaaaatcatttttattactttataattttaataattatttttagacataatattttctcaattatttatccctaaatgtttttctgattgtatttaagtgtaaattcagtgttacaagaatgtttcaaaaattacgaaacttatGTTTTACtagtatttgaatattttgagaattttgaaattattttgaaattttttttggGTTATATTTACCCACACATTTGTTCcttaaatcgtaaaatgcgggtcGAATGCacaattcaaaaataatttaagaattat from Apium graveolens cultivar Ventura chromosome 5, ASM990537v1, whole genome shotgun sequence includes the following:
- the LOC141659050 gene encoding glucose-6-phosphate 1-dehydrogenase, chloroplastic-like; this encodes MATLSSATNCRSSYSSSSSSLFQRIHHQPQQAIVSLPSPKPLFPKLSFHSNQPSFSITPAPPPAASQDGAISTTVTPIENETPLKKVKNANLSVAPPQESKGITPFDINKDNSSVTITVVGASGDLAKKKIFPALFALYYEDCLPEHFTIFGYARSKMTDAELRDMVSKTLTCRIDKRANCGEKMEQFLKRCFYHSGQYDSEANFAELDKKLKEHEAGTIANRLFYLSIPPNIFINAVKSASLSASSANGWTRVIVEKPFGRDSESSAALTTALKQYLEEDQIFRIDHYLGKELVENLSVLRFSNLIFEPLWSRQFIRNVQLIFSEDFGTEGRGGYFDNYGIVRDIMQNHLLQILALFAMETPVSLDAEDIRNEKVKVLRSMRPIQLDDVVIGQYKSHTRGGVNYPAYTDDKTVPHNSLTPTFAAAALFIDNARWDGVPFLMKAGKALHDRRTEIRVQFRHVPGNLYKRNFGTDLDHETNELVIRVQPDEAIYLKINNKVPGLGMRLDRSNLNLLYSTRYSGEIPDAYERLLLDAIEGERRLFIRSDELDAAWSLFTPVLKDLEDKKTVPEYYPYGSRGPVGAHYLAAKYKVRWGDFAGDQ